AGTGACCGGTAGAGCTCCCTGCCTTATCTCCGCCTCTGTAACACTCGTTGGTCCAAAAAAACGCGATTGCCTTTGTTATCATTTTGGAGATGCAGAGAGAGTGGAGAAGAAAGAGATCAATGTAACTTACCAAACGAGTTTAGAACTTAGAATTGTATGATAATTATCTTCAAGAAGACAAGAACTGTGCTGAATACAGTGCTTTGGTTGTGTATTTTCTTTTTGGTTAGACCTGCATTTCCTTGTCATTGTTCCAGCTTATAGTCATTTATAAATCTGTCTTTTTAGGCTGCTTCTCTGGAAGAACATTTCAATACTTATGGCGATCTTTCTTCTGTGGAATTGGAAGAATCGCAGCCCAAAGAGGGTGATGATGCTCCATCAGCCCGTGGTGTTTCAGCTCGAATCTCTTTTGCAACTCGTCGATCAGCTGAGAAAGCATTCGTGAATGGTAAGTCCTGGAAAGGCTACCCTTTGCAGTTCACATGGTTCAAATCTAATACTTCTGCCAAAGAAGGTGATGCCCCTGGTAATCCTTCATCTCATCTGAAAAGGCCCGAAGTAACTGCAGCCATTCATTCTCAGAATTCTGCTGCCTCAGAAAATGGTGAACCAGAAAACGTTAACAGCCAGAAGTGGTGTTGAATCTGCTTATTCGAGTAAACATTCGACGTCTGCTTAACCTCGATTTTAACCAAAATAACTACATGTTTTCTTGAAATTCTTGAGGCGGTGGTACATAGAGAAAATTTTGATGTGAAATTAGTATATGTGTATAGAGATAGTGATTCGGTTGTTTTTTATTCAATACATGCACATTTTTTTGTATGTTTTGTTTTACGTCTTTTTTCTGCTTCTGCAGCTATACGAGAGTTGATAGAATATATGAACACGAGGTCAAATGGTTAGAAGGTTAATTCTTTTTGTCGACGTATTTTGTTTGAATATATGACGAGTTGAGAATATACGATAGAATATATAAATCGTGATTAAATAATCACGAGTTTAATTCTCCTTATCAACCTGTTTGTAGGGTAATCTATTACATGGATGTTTTGGtcaaaaattggaaaaaaaatcgTAATTGAGAAATTATTTACTCTCATTCATTGTCAATAATAATAATCCTAGTGACAATTGAATATCaattaattatgatttttttagttttttaatttcatattttaagtTTCTTTGGTTATTTCAACAAattctaataaaaaaattatagcaacaatttatatcatatttttcaattttttacatatatttaattatttatgatatttatataaaataaaaaataaattgagaaactatgaaattatattttttggttttttttttatttttttttaataatatctcGGGTAAATTTTGTACCGAAAATAGGTAGTTAAAAGTTAAAACCTAGTTTGTCGTAAATATAATATCATTATGTAATATTATTTCATATTCATAGTAGTGCTCGCAAACTACAACTAATATTGTTTATGattaagacaaaaatttgtgtgagacagtctgaTCGTGTTtaaatctcttatttaggtcatccacgaaaaaatgttattttttatattaaaaatattactttttattgtaaatataggtAAAGTTGAccagacgatctcacatgagactcactatTACGCTCTTTATAACGAATAATCTGATATAatcaactttaattatttaacagttagttaaacaaataaaataaatttcaaatatctttattattaacttaattaatatgaAACTAGAAATAGATGAATTTCTTTAAaacaaagaaaatatatttgaaatattaaaattaataaatttaaaattcataaatccaAACACATCCTTAATATTTCTCCAAATTTCCATAATCTTTATTAGTTTCTTTCCAAATTCCAAACACTTGAACAAAACGAAACGAAATAGAACTTGGATGAATGGGATATCAGTTGGAGCTACAAAGCAAATGTTCTTCAATCACATTTACCAACAAACAAGCAGAGATACACTcaacaaaacacacacacacacttctgtgttattattattattattattattactactaCGAGCCCGGTTGGTTCAAGCAGGTCGACCGGCACCGGCACCCACAGTTGGGCCAGCTTCTCGCCCTCCTTCCTGACCTTTAGCCTTGATTGTTTCTCCCGCTTGCCTCGTTTTATCTCCCACTTGAGCCGTTGCTTCCTGCACCCGCCGCTTCGCATAGTCCAGCGGCTCACGGCCAGTGGCCTGGCGGAACGAATTCAAGACCCATGAGAGTGACGAGAGTCCTGTGAGCCCAAATGCACCGGATGTCAAGAACGCGGTCACTGCCCCGGCTATGAGTATGGCGGCGGGAACCAGAACTGGGCTGAAGATGAGGAATACCGGGGTGGCGACGGCGAGGCCGATGAGAGATCCGGCGAGTGTGATCCCCGCGAGGGCGAGGAGGGTCCCGCTTACTGGAAGGAGGGTGACTATGGCGATCACTTGGGAGGCGGTGGGGCCCTTTTGTGGTAGGATATTCTTGAGGCCGCCTTCGTagcgctgctgctgctgctgctggggATAGAGTTGGTACTGTTGACCACGATCACGATCACGATCTGCCATGACAATTATGGAGAAATGAAGAATCCAGAGGAGTGGAATGAATGAGTGAATGGATAGAGGTGAGGAGTTGGGAGCGAGGATTTATGGAAGAAGGGGATTGAAACGTGTTGAGCCGAGGGCTTGCATGGATTACATGTTGCGTGATACGTTGCCACCCCTGAGTTTCTTgtgtattttttgtttttattcatCACATGCTATGGTATGGGTTGAATCTTCTTTTGGCATTTTCCAAACAAACTAAGCTTAAATTTTCAAACAAAAAAATGTTACTTCGaagatataattttaaaattaaacaaattatgattttcaataatttctaaaatgttctataaatattttaatttcaagtcGAAAATGAATTTTACTCTGAAAATAATATTCTATACAAACAcgacacatgcatataaacaatagtGTGTGTTCTGTATCAATCActataaattataaaatcatTATAGGATAGAAATCACAAACTATGTCAATTTATGCATATTTAAcgaaaccattcaattatgtaGAGTTTCTGTGCGAATGTTTATTTTCAGAATACACCAAAACAAAATGCAGCTTGGTAAAAAAAAAGGAGGAAAAAAGATATCAAATGCGCTAAATGAGAGAGAAAACACTTACTTTTAAATCACCATTGAAATTGTAATGCTCGAGAGTATTCATTTAATCTGAGGATAATTATTTGATGTGATTATGAAAGCCCGAGGGAGACAAGAGGAAAGCATGTTATATGTGTGAGGGCAGaacacttcgcgcatatgcgcgagacgaggcgcgcatatgcgtgaacaGACAAACGCGAAAGCAGAagatctcgtgcatatgcgcgagaagaggcgcgcatatgcgcgagcaagtGTAATGTTTAAGCgcggagacagtaggtctcgcgcatatgcgcgaacattggacgcgcatatgcgcgagctggtgTATTTGAAATTGTCGAGACagagagtctcgcgcatatgcgccggtgttgaacgcgcatatgcgcgagacgtgctttattcaaaccgagatccctagactagataAGAGTTGAGTCAAAGACTAAGAGtttaagagtttgatttacagttttatatcgattcatgttctcagattatgatacatgttatttgATAAATAGTTATGCCTTTGTATAtgcttatatgaaatgcatgtatacgttgtttatactgggaattatatttctcaccggagttatccggctattgttgtgtttgtatgtgtgcatgacaacaggtgggataggataaggtcgagaagaggatgaaagaacgagattagagtggagatccaGACCTAGAAGTAGAGCTAGTTGTTCAATACTTGAGATAGTTAATGAACACTAGTTTGTTACGATTTTGTTTTGAATGAGTTTGTACCTTAGATCATGTTGTAGATATTAAACTTGatcttgtaaattaaataaggtGGATTATCTCATGTTGTAACAATTTGTACATtagtgcatttaaaaaaaaaaatcgaccaAATTTGTGTAATTGATCTATttaatcccaatgatgattaagaaatgagttAGTGTCCAAGTCCCtacaaaaattatgatattacaCTGTTTAGATTGTTTCAAACCATCTCAAATTCTTCACAGAAAACCCAATCTCATTCACTTAACCCCAATATCAAATTATACAATTAGCttagatttttctttttttacggTATCTTATCTATCCATTAGCTcaagataattaaaattatattgaaAGTTTAATATGTTTTTCACGTTCGAACTTTGCCACGCTTCACAACATTTACTGAGATAAATCCATTTGGAATTGGCAAAGAATGCAAAACCTTCATCAATTCTAAAACTGCCTAAACTAGAGTTTCCATGCATGCATCCTATTTTCAGACAGAAGGGAATGAACATCTtctgttaaataaaaaaaaatacataatcTTTCAGAGATAATGCTCGACAAAAATGTGATTTCATCCCAAGTATATCTAATCACTCTATCGATCAAGCCTGCCGCAGAGTGCCAGCACATACAGCAACAGAAACAGAGGCATAAACTATACAACAGTTAAAATTCATCTAAAAAAAGAACACTTTATCAGGAAACAGAAAAGTAATCTCGGATTGTCTTTCTCTTCAATGAAGATGGAGGATTAAGAACAGATGAAGGGCTATTTGTGTCGGTTTCGGGGTTTTTTTCTAAATGTTCTTTTACCTCAAAGCTCAAAGAAAATGGTTTCATATGGGATTTTGGGGTGCAGACCTCAGGCAGAATGAGTGCAGCTGCGGGTGAGTTGACATGGCGTCTTTCATCTGAGAGTCTACAGTCTCTTTCGTATTGATCGGCCACAAACAATTTTCTCTGTTTCATGCTCGGAAATGCCATGATCCTCTTTCGACTTGATGAAGGAGATCGTGTGTTTGAGTAACAACTGCTCGGAATGTTCCAAAAACGAACCTAACAGATTTTTGGAAACTTAGATGCATGTTTCAAGAATGCTTGAGGTTGCTCTCAccaacatttaaataaaaaacagTATGCTGTGAATGCAATGTCAGAATCTAGTATATCTTTACTGGGGTGACCCAAGATTTTAATCAACCGGGAAGAAGGCCAATGACCTTCCCCCTCTGGTAGTCTGGTTCACCTCTATGTTGGTGGCGAGAATTTTAAGAATAACATAAAATAGATCGAATAATTGTATAGCTTACAGTGAAATCATCTGAGCAAGTAGCTACTTTCCCCGTCTCGGAAGGACACCTAGCGGGAGTAAATTACgattagaagttagattttcgCCGTAGCACGCAAAAATCTTTATTCTAAATCTTACCAGTCCACTGCTGTGACTTCTCCATCGTGGCTTTTCAAAATGATAGGATCCAGATGAGGATTATTCACTTGCCATACATAGGCATTACCATCACTAGAACCA
This Primulina eburnea isolate SZY01 chromosome 2, ASM2296580v1, whole genome shotgun sequence DNA region includes the following protein-coding sequences:
- the LOC140824774 gene encoding oleosin H1-like, whose protein sequence is MADRDRDRGQQYQLYPQQQQQQRYEGGLKNILPQKGPTASQVIAIVTLLPVSGTLLALAGITLAGSLIGLAVATPVFLIFSPVLVPAAILIAGAVTAFLTSGAFGLTGLSSLSWVLNSFRQATGREPLDYAKRRVQEATAQVGDKTRQAGETIKAKGQEGGREAGPTVGAGAGRPA